One Actinoplanes missouriensis 431 DNA segment encodes these proteins:
- a CDS encoding ABC transporter permease: protein MFRYIVRRLLQMVLTFFGATFVVFALTFANQDDPLQALAGERPITESQRLALTERYHLDEGFLTQYWYYMKGLLTGDLGQSLTGQKISAMLANAWPVTLKLALLAIVIAATIAVTAGVYSAIRRGGFFDNATLVATLVVLAMPIVVLAPLAQLVFGIKLGWFPPTATRDASLFDLLLPALVLGSLVIATELRVTRTSVVENLRADYVRTARAKGLTRRRVIWVHVLRNSLIPVVTLIGVDLGGLMSGAIVTEKIFNIPGVGFNIARAITTEDGPLVVGFVSVLVVIFLVVNLLVDLLYAALDPRIRYE from the coding sequence ATGTTCCGCTACATCGTGCGGCGCTTACTGCAGATGGTCCTGACTTTCTTCGGGGCCACCTTTGTGGTTTTCGCGCTGACGTTCGCCAACCAGGACGACCCCCTCCAGGCGTTGGCGGGCGAACGGCCCATCACTGAGAGTCAGCGCCTCGCGCTGACGGAGCGTTATCATCTGGATGAGGGCTTCCTCACTCAGTACTGGTATTACATGAAGGGTCTCCTCACCGGTGACCTCGGCCAGTCGCTGACCGGCCAGAAGATCTCGGCCATGCTCGCGAACGCGTGGCCGGTGACCCTGAAGCTGGCACTGCTCGCCATCGTCATCGCAGCCACGATCGCGGTCACGGCGGGCGTCTACTCCGCAATCAGGCGGGGTGGCTTCTTCGACAACGCCACCCTGGTCGCGACCCTGGTCGTCCTGGCCATGCCGATCGTCGTCCTGGCGCCCCTCGCACAGCTGGTCTTCGGTATCAAGCTGGGCTGGTTCCCGCCGACCGCGACCCGGGACGCCTCGCTCTTCGACCTGCTGCTGCCGGCCCTGGTGCTGGGCAGTCTGGTGATCGCCACGGAGCTGCGGGTGACCCGTACCTCGGTGGTGGAGAACCTCCGTGCCGACTACGTGCGCACGGCGCGGGCCAAGGGCCTGACTCGCCGGCGCGTCATCTGGGTCCACGTGCTGCGCAACTCGCTGATCCCGGTCGTGACGCTGATCGGCGTCGACCTGGGCGGCCTGATGTCCGGCGCGATCGTGACCGAGAAGATCTTCAACATCCCCGGCGTCGGCTTCAACATCGCCCGCGCGATCACGACCGAGGACGGCCCGCTGGTGGTCGGCTTCGTCAGCGTGCTGGTGGTCATCTTCCTGGTCGTGAACCTCCTCGTCGACCTGCTGTACGCCGCCCTCGACCCCAGGATCCGCTATGAGTGA
- a CDS encoding peptide ABC transporter substrate-binding protein, which produces MLGKSPWKMAVGATAIALLAAGCSSGDSDESSAASNTVVIGIAEPQHLIPSNTTESNGAEVLASLFYPLVDFDAKNNPVTVAAESITPDKTNKVWTVKLKPGFTFHNGEPVIAQNYVDAWNYGAYGPNGQGGSYFFSSIAGYADLQSEDPDGEEGPKKAPEPKAKKLTGLKAVDDSTIEITLAAPFASFASLLGYTVFYPLPKAAFSSDGVIAEGFEDAIIGNGPFKMKGKWEHDSQVVVEKVADFKGQVPKIDGITWKIYQDDAAQYADLVAGNLDVQTQIPIESLASASADLGDRFQKSPNSSFQFVGFPTFQQEFKDVNVRKAISMAINRKEITDQVFLGSQTPATSFVSPVVAGYRENTCGANCEYNPTEAKKIYDAAKGPSELKITYNADGPHKAWVDATCNQIKASLGVNCTGVGEPKFADLLTKVEKKEPVGLIRLGWLMDYPLMENYLGPLYSTDGSSNYYGYSNTAFDDLVAAGRSAASPEEAIAKWQQAEDILAKEMPVIPLRNGQNVFGYSEKVSNVTVDLFQKVNLYEIEVVS; this is translated from the coding sequence ATGCTTGGGAAAAGCCCATGGAAGATGGCGGTCGGCGCGACCGCCATCGCCTTGTTGGCCGCCGGTTGCAGTAGCGGCGACTCGGACGAGTCGTCCGCCGCTTCCAATACTGTGGTGATCGGTATCGCCGAGCCGCAGCACCTGATCCCGTCGAACACGACGGAGTCGAACGGTGCTGAGGTTCTGGCCTCGCTCTTCTACCCGCTGGTCGACTTCGACGCCAAGAACAACCCGGTCACGGTTGCGGCCGAGTCGATCACGCCGGACAAGACCAACAAGGTCTGGACCGTGAAGCTGAAGCCGGGCTTCACCTTCCACAACGGCGAGCCCGTCATCGCGCAGAACTACGTCGACGCCTGGAACTACGGCGCCTACGGTCCGAACGGCCAGGGCGGTTCCTACTTCTTCTCGAGCATCGCCGGCTACGCCGACCTGCAGAGCGAGGACCCGGACGGCGAGGAGGGCCCGAAGAAGGCTCCCGAGCCCAAGGCGAAGAAGCTCACCGGCCTGAAGGCCGTTGACGACAGCACGATCGAGATCACGCTGGCCGCCCCGTTCGCGAGCTTCGCGTCGCTGCTCGGCTACACGGTGTTCTACCCGCTGCCGAAGGCTGCCTTCTCCTCCGACGGCGTCATTGCCGAGGGCTTCGAGGACGCGATCATCGGTAACGGCCCCTTCAAGATGAAGGGCAAGTGGGAGCACGACTCCCAGGTCGTCGTCGAGAAGGTCGCCGACTTCAAGGGCCAGGTCCCGAAGATCGACGGCATCACCTGGAAGATCTACCAGGACGACGCCGCTCAGTACGCGGACCTCGTCGCGGGCAACCTCGACGTGCAGACCCAGATCCCGATCGAGAGCCTCGCGTCGGCCTCCGCCGACCTCGGCGACCGGTTCCAGAAGAGCCCGAACTCCTCGTTCCAGTTCGTCGGTTTCCCGACGTTCCAGCAGGAGTTCAAGGACGTCAACGTCCGCAAGGCGATCTCGATGGCGATCAACCGCAAGGAGATCACCGACCAGGTCTTCCTGGGCTCGCAGACCCCGGCGACCTCGTTCGTCTCCCCGGTTGTGGCGGGTTACCGCGAGAACACCTGTGGCGCGAACTGTGAGTACAACCCCACCGAGGCGAAGAAGATCTACGACGCCGCCAAGGGCCCGTCCGAGCTGAAGATCACCTACAACGCTGACGGTCCGCACAAGGCGTGGGTCGACGCGACGTGCAACCAGATCAAGGCTTCGCTCGGCGTGAACTGCACCGGTGTCGGTGAGCCGAAGTTCGCCGACCTGCTGACCAAGGTCGAGAAGAAGGAGCCGGTCGGCCTCATCCGCCTCGGCTGGCTGATGGACTACCCGCTGATGGAGAACTACCTCGGCCCGCTGTACAGCACCGACGGTTCCTCCAACTACTACGGGTACAGCAACACCGCCTTCGACGACCTGGTGGCCGCGGGCCGCTCGGCCGCCTCTCCGGAGGAGGCCATCGCGAAGTGGCAGCAGGCGGAGGATATCCTCGCCAAGGAAATGCCGGTGATTCCGCTGCGCAACGGTCAGAACGTGTTCGGCTACTCGGAGAAGGTCTCCAACGTGACGGTTGACCTCTTCCAGAAGGTGAACCTGTACGAGATCGAAGTAGTCAGCTGA
- a CDS encoding chorismate mutase, which yields MTAETVDQTTGAGAEQAAAAIRAKRERIDEIDQAIIDLWLERASLSQEVGKTRMASGGTRLVLAREREIVERFRTALGPDGTQVALLLLRSGRGPL from the coding sequence ATGACCGCCGAGACCGTGGACCAGACCACCGGAGCCGGCGCGGAGCAGGCCGCCGCGGCGATCCGTGCCAAGCGTGAGCGCATCGACGAGATCGACCAAGCGATCATCGACCTCTGGCTGGAACGCGCAAGCCTCTCCCAGGAGGTCGGCAAGACCCGGATGGCGAGCGGCGGCACGCGCCTGGTGCTGGCCCGCGAGCGCGAGATCGTGGAGCGTTTCCGCACCGCCCTCGGCCCCGACGGCACCCAGGTGGCGCTGCTCCTGCTCCGCTCCGGCCGCGGCCCGCTGTAG
- a CDS encoding ABC transporter permease — protein sequence MSDPNAVTAVEAPAPQAAGPRPGRKSDKPRSLAGDAWIDLRRNKIFWVSVVLVFLILLMAIWPTLFTSADPRACTLANQHKGASGSAYFGYDFQGCDVFAKTVYGARNSIIVGIMSTLLAGVIGLIFGLAAGYFGGWADAVLSRGIDIMLGIPFLLGAIVLSNRLVTEKSDGVLAVTLTLGLLTWTSAARVMRSAVISSKSQDYVAAGRMLGAGPGRLMLRHILPNSIASFIVVLTILLGTNIASEATLSFLGVGLKNDAISWGISISEASPYARVATEPLVWPSIFLAATVLAFIMLGDAIRDAFDPKLR from the coding sequence ATGAGTGACCCCAACGCCGTAACCGCTGTCGAGGCCCCCGCGCCACAAGCCGCCGGGCCACGTCCGGGCCGCAAGTCCGACAAGCCACGCAGCCTTGCCGGAGACGCCTGGATCGACCTTCGCCGGAACAAGATCTTCTGGGTGTCGGTCGTGCTGGTGTTCCTCATCCTGCTGATGGCGATCTGGCCGACCCTCTTCACCTCGGCGGACCCGCGCGCGTGCACCCTGGCGAACCAGCACAAGGGCGCCAGCGGCTCGGCGTACTTCGGGTACGACTTCCAGGGCTGTGACGTCTTCGCGAAGACCGTCTACGGCGCCCGGAACTCGATCATCGTCGGCATCATGTCGACCCTGCTGGCCGGTGTGATCGGGCTGATCTTCGGTCTCGCCGCCGGTTATTTCGGCGGCTGGGCCGACGCGGTCCTGTCCCGCGGCATCGACATCATGCTCGGCATCCCGTTCCTGCTCGGCGCGATCGTTCTGTCGAACCGCCTGGTCACCGAGAAGTCGGACGGTGTGCTCGCGGTGACACTGACGCTCGGCCTGCTGACCTGGACCTCCGCGGCCCGGGTGATGCGGTCCGCGGTGATCTCGTCGAAGAGCCAGGACTACGTGGCCGCCGGCCGGATGCTGGGCGCCGGACCGGGCCGCCTCATGCTGCGGCACATCCTGCCGAACTCGATCGCGTCCTTCATCGTGGTTCTCACGATCCTGCTGGGCACGAACATCGCCAGCGAGGCGACGCTGTCGTTCCTCGGCGTCGGCCTGAAGAACGACGCGATCAGCTGGGGCATCTCGATCTCCGAGGCGTCGCCGTACGCTCGAGTGGCGACCGAACCGCTGGTCTGGCCGTCGATCTTCCTCGCGGCCACCGTGCTGGCCTTCATCATGCTGGGCGACGCCATCCGCGACGCCTTCGACCCGAAGTTGCGGTGA
- a CDS encoding ABC transporter ATP-binding protein produces the protein MDVIPGIDPRAPLLEVTDLHVEFRTQYGVAKAVNGANFWLSPGETLAILGESGCGKSVTAQAIMGILESPPGFITKGEIRYRGVDLLAVSEEQRRKVRANRIAMIFQDALSALNPVYNVGFQLSELFRMHRGMSRADSKKRAIELLDQVKIPAAKSRINDYPHQFSGGMRQRVMIAMALALDPEVLIADEPTTALDVTVQAQIMGLLAELQQERNMGLILITHDMGVVADVADRISVMYAGKVVEEAAVYDIYSRPAHPYTRALLESIPRLDMKGQELNVIRGLPPALTDIPKGCAFNPRCRYAKDPCRQDPPPPAYAVAPHRTARCHFFREVLGE, from the coding sequence ATGGATGTCATACCCGGCATCGATCCGCGCGCACCTCTGCTCGAGGTGACCGACCTGCACGTCGAGTTCCGCACCCAGTACGGCGTCGCCAAGGCCGTCAACGGCGCGAACTTCTGGCTCTCCCCGGGCGAGACGCTCGCCATCCTGGGCGAGTCGGGCTGTGGCAAGTCGGTGACCGCTCAGGCGATCATGGGCATCCTGGAGAGCCCTCCCGGGTTCATCACCAAGGGCGAGATCCGCTACCGCGGCGTCGACCTGCTGGCGGTCTCGGAGGAGCAGCGCCGCAAGGTGCGCGCCAACCGGATCGCGATGATCTTCCAGGACGCGCTCTCCGCGCTGAACCCGGTCTACAACGTCGGGTTCCAGCTCAGCGAGCTGTTCCGGATGCACCGCGGAATGTCCCGCGCGGACTCCAAGAAGCGGGCGATCGAGCTGCTCGACCAGGTCAAGATCCCGGCGGCGAAGTCGCGGATCAACGACTACCCGCACCAGTTCTCCGGTGGTATGCGGCAGCGCGTCATGATCGCCATGGCGCTGGCGCTCGACCCCGAGGTGCTGATCGCCGACGAGCCCACCACGGCTCTCGACGTGACGGTCCAGGCGCAGATCATGGGCCTGCTCGCGGAGCTCCAGCAGGAGCGCAACATGGGCCTCATCCTGATCACGCACGACATGGGCGTGGTCGCGGACGTGGCCGACCGGATCTCCGTGATGTACGCGGGCAAGGTCGTCGAGGAAGCGGCTGTCTACGACATCTACTCCCGCCCGGCGCACCCGTACACCCGCGCCCTGCTCGAGTCGATTCCCCGGCTCGACATGAAGGGTCAGGAGCTCAACGTCATTCGCGGCCTGCCGCCGGCGCTGACCGACATCCCGAAGGGATGCGCGTTCAACCCCCGCTGCCGGTACGCGAAGGACCCGTGCCGTCAGGACCCGCCGCCGCCGGCCTATGCCGTCGCGCCGCACCGTACCGCCCGTTGCCACTTCTTCCGGGAGGTCCTCGGTGAGTGA
- a CDS encoding ATP-binding protein — translation MYRPRDHRIVAGVAAGLARHLGVPVLAVRIALVVLLGFNALGLLLYAAYWAVLPQEARGDEQPAGRDLSALAPFAAIGLGVVLLQALVFDDQVATTVGWMIAVIAVGAGVIWHQSDSSRREQGADYNIASTPWVAAIVSENDRRSFLFRFIGGGVLVAIGLIGVVAVYAPDNSISAVFNGVIFAFVGLAGVGVVVAPLLWRTFGQLRAEREGRIREQERAELAAMIHDQVLHTLALIQRNSADIKEVQRLARGQERSLRNWLYKPTASPTERFAAALEQAAAEVEDTYAITVETVVVGDTQCDDRVAALVAAAREALVNAARHAGVQTVSLYAEVEEDELSVFVRDRGAGFEIDGVAETRHGVRGSIIGRMQRHGGRAEIRSAPGDGTEVRLMLPVTRESVTAGKEQAR, via the coding sequence TTGTACCGGCCGCGGGACCACCGCATCGTCGCGGGTGTCGCCGCCGGGCTGGCGCGCCATCTCGGCGTGCCGGTGCTGGCGGTGCGGATCGCCCTCGTGGTCCTGCTCGGTTTCAACGCACTGGGCCTGCTTCTCTACGCCGCGTACTGGGCGGTGCTGCCGCAGGAAGCGCGCGGCGACGAGCAGCCGGCCGGCCGTGACCTCTCCGCCCTGGCGCCGTTCGCCGCGATCGGTCTCGGCGTGGTGCTGCTCCAGGCCCTCGTCTTCGACGATCAGGTGGCCACCACCGTCGGCTGGATGATCGCGGTGATCGCGGTCGGCGCCGGTGTGATCTGGCACCAGTCCGACTCCAGCCGCCGCGAGCAGGGTGCCGACTACAACATCGCCTCGACGCCGTGGGTCGCCGCCATCGTGTCCGAGAACGATCGGCGTTCCTTCCTCTTCCGCTTCATCGGCGGCGGCGTCCTCGTCGCGATCGGCCTGATCGGCGTGGTCGCCGTCTACGCGCCGGACAACTCGATCTCCGCGGTCTTCAACGGTGTGATCTTCGCCTTCGTCGGCCTGGCCGGCGTCGGCGTGGTGGTCGCGCCGCTGCTCTGGCGCACCTTCGGTCAGCTGCGCGCCGAGCGCGAGGGCCGGATCCGCGAGCAGGAGCGCGCCGAGCTGGCCGCCATGATCCATGACCAGGTGCTGCACACGCTCGCGCTGATCCAGCGCAACTCGGCGGACATCAAGGAGGTGCAGCGGCTCGCTCGCGGGCAGGAGCGCAGCCTGCGCAACTGGCTCTACAAGCCGACCGCCTCGCCGACCGAGCGGTTCGCGGCGGCGCTGGAGCAGGCGGCGGCCGAGGTGGAGGACACCTACGCGATCACCGTGGAGACCGTGGTGGTGGGCGACACCCAGTGCGACGATCGGGTGGCGGCGCTTGTCGCGGCGGCCCGCGAGGCGCTCGTCAATGCCGCACGGCACGCTGGTGTGCAGACAGTCTCGCTCTACGCCGAGGTCGAGGAGGACGAGTTGAGCGTCTTCGTCCGGGACCGCGGCGCGGGCTTCGAGATCGACGGCGTGGCGGAGACCCGGCACGGCGTCCGTGGGTCGATCATCGGGCGCATGCAGCGCCACGGCGGGCGCGCCGAGATCCGCAGCGCGCCCGGCGACGGTACAGAAGTGCGGCTCATGCTCCCCGTCACACGGGAGAGCGTGACCGCCGGTAAGGAGCAGGCACGATGA
- a CDS encoding ABC transporter ATP-binding protein, translating into MSDVVLETKGLIKHFPITQGIVFKTKVGAVRAVDGVDIQLRRGETLGVVGESGCGKSTLAKLLVGLEKPTSGSIMVRGQDMVRLKGTELRKARRNIQMVLQDPYTSLNPRMTVGDIIGEPFEIHPEVVPKKGRQRAVQDLLDTVGLNPDHINRYPHQFSGGQRQRIGIARALALKPEIIVCDEPVSALDVSIQAQVINLLERLQDEFGLSYIFIAHDLSVVRHISDRVAVMYLGRIVEHGYDREIYEQPTHPYTQALLSAVPVPDPRLRGQRDQIVLEGDVPSPANPPSGCRFRTRCWKAQDICAQQDPLLQIRDRSPHPSACHFAEIRDVVHGR; encoded by the coding sequence GTGAGTGATGTCGTTCTCGAGACCAAGGGTCTGATCAAGCACTTCCCGATCACCCAGGGCATCGTCTTCAAGACCAAGGTCGGCGCGGTCCGCGCGGTCGACGGCGTCGACATCCAGCTGCGCCGCGGCGAGACGCTGGGTGTCGTCGGCGAGTCCGGCTGTGGCAAGTCCACGCTGGCGAAGCTGCTGGTCGGCCTGGAGAAGCCGACCTCGGGCTCGATCATGGTCCGCGGTCAGGACATGGTCCGGCTCAAGGGCACCGAGCTGCGCAAGGCCCGCCGCAACATCCAGATGGTGCTGCAGGACCCGTACACCTCGCTGAACCCGCGTATGACGGTCGGCGACATCATCGGTGAGCCGTTCGAGATCCACCCCGAGGTCGTCCCGAAAAAGGGCCGGCAGCGTGCGGTGCAGGACCTGCTCGACACGGTCGGTCTGAACCCGGACCACATCAACCGGTACCCGCACCAGTTCTCCGGCGGCCAGCGCCAGCGCATCGGCATCGCCCGCGCGCTCGCCCTCAAGCCCGAGATCATCGTCTGCGACGAGCCGGTCTCCGCGCTCGACGTGTCGATCCAGGCCCAGGTCATCAACCTGCTGGAGCGGCTGCAGGACGAGTTCGGCCTGTCCTACATCTTCATCGCGCACGACCTGTCGGTGGTCAGGCACATCTCCGACCGCGTCGCCGTGATGTACCTCGGCCGGATCGTGGAGCACGGTTACGACCGGGAGATCTACGAGCAGCCGACCCACCCGTACACGCAGGCTCTGCTCTCGGCCGTGCCGGTCCCGGACCCGCGCCTGCGCGGCCAGCGCGACCAGATCGTTCTCGAGGGTGACGTGCCGTCGCCGGCCAACCCGCCGTCGGGTTGCCGGTTCCGGACCCGCTGCTGGAAGGCTCAGGACATCTGCGCTCAGCAGGACCCGCTGCTGCAGATCCGCGACCGGTCGCCGCACCCGAGCGCGTGCCACTTCGCCGAGATCCGCGACGTGGTTCACGGTCGTTGA
- a CDS encoding bifunctional metallophosphatase/5'-nucleotidase, with translation MTRLRLALPAAAIAALALAAVPAPPGAAAAPPAEFTPVTAAYDVPKGKVVEGQFLSYNDFHGAIDPPTGSGAVVNASGTSTPAGGVEYLATWLKRLRAEATAEGRSTITAGAGDLIGATPLVSAAFHDEPTIELMNEIGLQVSSVGNHEFDEGVAELIRIQRGGCHPVDGCQDGDGYRGAAFTYLAANTIDKQTGLPILPPIEIKYVRGVPVGFIGMTLEGTPSIVNPAGIQNVRFTDEVATANKWSKVLSAIGVKAQVLLLHEGGSQGSATPTPGVSDCTKFTGPIVGIVAGLRPEISIVISGHTHRFYTCKLPNSAGADTVVTSAGSNGQLVTDIDYSLDTRTGRFTGITARNVIVENGVPDGKGGWSRDASGAYLRNPDTVDAAAKKVADKYRTAVAPIANEIVGSISADIVRTATPAGESPLGDVIADAQLAYTRPAGAQIALMNPGGIRADLDADQSSGGEAYGQVTYGEAFTVQPFNNLVVTQTLTGAQLKNVLEQQFAGFAGQTTQRILQVSAGLTYTWSASAAPGSKVSNLALNGTPIDPATNYLVTTNDFLANGGDGFSNLTQGTGRVTAPGFDVDALVAHLATGPIAPGPANRITTTP, from the coding sequence ATGACACGGTTGCGTCTCGCCCTACCCGCCGCGGCCATCGCCGCACTCGCACTGGCGGCCGTTCCGGCGCCACCGGGCGCGGCCGCCGCGCCACCGGCCGAGTTCACACCGGTGACCGCTGCCTACGACGTACCCAAGGGCAAGGTCGTCGAAGGTCAGTTCCTGAGCTACAACGACTTCCACGGTGCGATCGACCCACCCACCGGAAGCGGCGCGGTGGTCAACGCGAGCGGCACGTCGACGCCCGCCGGCGGTGTGGAGTACCTCGCGACCTGGCTGAAGAGGCTGCGCGCCGAGGCCACCGCCGAGGGCCGGTCGACGATCACCGCGGGCGCCGGCGACCTGATCGGCGCGACCCCGCTGGTCAGCGCGGCCTTCCACGACGAGCCGACGATCGAGTTGATGAACGAGATCGGGCTGCAGGTCAGCTCGGTCGGCAACCACGAGTTTGACGAGGGCGTGGCCGAGCTGATCCGGATCCAGCGCGGCGGCTGTCACCCGGTCGACGGGTGCCAGGACGGCGACGGCTACCGGGGTGCGGCGTTCACCTATCTGGCGGCCAACACTATCGACAAGCAGACCGGACTGCCGATCCTGCCGCCGATCGAGATCAAGTACGTGCGCGGGGTGCCGGTCGGCTTCATCGGCATGACCCTGGAGGGCACGCCCAGCATCGTCAACCCGGCCGGCATCCAGAACGTGCGCTTCACCGACGAGGTGGCCACCGCGAACAAGTGGAGCAAGGTGCTCAGCGCGATCGGTGTGAAGGCGCAGGTGCTGCTGCTGCACGAGGGCGGGTCGCAGGGCTCGGCCACCCCGACGCCGGGCGTCTCGGACTGCACGAAGTTCACCGGTCCGATCGTCGGAATCGTGGCCGGCCTCCGGCCCGAGATCAGCATCGTGATCTCCGGGCACACGCACCGCTTCTACACCTGCAAGCTGCCGAACAGCGCGGGCGCCGACACGGTCGTCACCAGCGCCGGCAGCAACGGGCAGCTGGTGACCGACATCGACTACTCGCTGGACACCCGGACCGGCCGGTTCACCGGGATCACCGCGCGGAACGTGATCGTGGAGAACGGCGTGCCGGACGGCAAGGGCGGCTGGTCGCGGGACGCCTCCGGGGCGTACCTGCGGAACCCGGACACCGTCGACGCCGCGGCCAAGAAGGTCGCCGACAAGTACCGCACCGCGGTCGCCCCGATCGCCAACGAGATCGTCGGCAGCATCAGCGCGGACATCGTCCGGACCGCCACCCCGGCCGGCGAGAGCCCGCTCGGTGACGTGATCGCGGACGCCCAGCTCGCCTACACCCGGCCGGCCGGCGCGCAGATCGCCCTGATGAACCCGGGTGGCATCCGCGCCGACCTGGACGCCGACCAGTCCTCCGGCGGCGAGGCCTACGGCCAGGTCACCTACGGCGAGGCGTTCACGGTCCAGCCGTTCAACAACCTGGTGGTGACGCAGACCCTCACCGGCGCCCAGCTGAAGAACGTGCTGGAACAGCAGTTCGCCGGCTTCGCCGGGCAGACCACCCAGCGGATCCTGCAGGTGTCGGCCGGGCTCACCTACACCTGGAGCGCGTCCGCCGCGCCGGGCTCCAAGGTCAGCAACCTGGCCCTGAACGGCACGCCGATCGACCCGGCCACGAACTACCTGGTCACCACGAACGACTTCCTGGCGAACGGCGGCGACGGCTTCAGCAACCTGACCCAGGGCACCGGACGGGTCACCGCTCCCGGCTTCGACGTGGACGCGCTGGTGGCACACCTCGCCACCGGCCCGATCGCGCCGGGACCGGCCAACCGGATCACCACGACACCGTGA
- a CDS encoding response regulator: MTEPVAETAPRRLTVFLVDDHAMFRAGVRSELGAHVDVVGEASSVAEAISRIQAVRPDVVLLDVHMPDGGGRAVLESIRRTHPQVLFLALSVSDAAEDVIGLIRAGARGYVTKTISPDELAAAVRRVADGDAVFSPRLAGFVLDAFASRPDVPVADPELDQLTNREREVLRLLARGYAYKEIAKELFISIKTVETHVSNVLRKLQMSNRYELSRWAADRRLV; the protein is encoded by the coding sequence ATGACCGAGCCCGTTGCAGAGACCGCACCGCGACGGCTGACCGTCTTCCTCGTCGACGACCATGCGATGTTCCGCGCCGGGGTGCGCTCGGAACTGGGCGCGCATGTCGACGTGGTGGGCGAGGCAAGTTCGGTGGCCGAGGCGATCAGCCGGATCCAGGCGGTCCGCCCGGACGTGGTGCTGCTCGACGTGCACATGCCGGACGGTGGCGGCCGGGCGGTGCTGGAGTCGATCAGGCGTACCCATCCGCAGGTGTTGTTCCTGGCGCTCTCGGTGTCGGACGCCGCGGAGGACGTGATCGGGCTGATCCGGGCCGGGGCGCGCGGTTACGTCACGAAGACCATCTCGCCGGACGAGCTGGCCGCGGCGGTGCGCCGGGTGGCCGACGGCGACGCGGTGTTCAGCCCCCGGCTGGCCGGTTTCGTGCTGGACGCGTTCGCCTCCCGGCCGGACGTGCCGGTGGCCGACCCGGAGCTGGACCAGCTCACCAACCGTGAGCGCGAGGTGCTGCGGCTGCTGGCCAGGGGTTATGCGTACAAGGAGATCGCCAAGGAGCTGTTCATCTCGATCAAGACAGTGGAAACGCACGTCTCGAACGTGCTCCGGAAGCTCCAGATGAGCAACCGCTACGAGCTGTCACGATGGGCCGCTGACCGGCGCCTGGTCTGA